From Aspergillus chevalieri M1 DNA, chromosome 4, nearly complete sequence, a single genomic window includes:
- a CDS encoding uncharacterized protein (COG:S;~EggNog:ENOG410PPAI;~InterPro:IPR005645,IPR029058;~PFAM:PF03959), with translation MRFLCLPGAFNNAKTFEAQLKPLCDILESNGSATFRFAEGNVLVEIPQEFAGFFGPPPNYAFFNVNNREAINKHLRHFPRGETPESTLRSITKHSVSSFESVRSALDYLIQLLDKEGDIDGVIGYSEGARVAASLILDERQRQKDSGRTPHIKCAIFIGGWQPVHPVSGGDVYADETEERIEIHTCHVLGSNDPYIDASLALYNLCDQDRADLFDHGAGHVLPREKAALEDLADVVRNMITDADEGG, from the exons ATGCGGTTTCTTTGTCTTCCAGGGGCTTTCAACAATGCAAAG ACATTCGAGGCACAACTCA AACCATTATGCGATATCCTCGAATCCAACGGAAGCGCTACCTTCCGCTTCGCAGAGGGAAATGTCCTTGTCGAAATACCTCAGGAATTTGCAGGCTTTTTTGGACCACCACCAAACTATGCATTCTTCAACGTGAATAACCGGGAAGCCATTAATAAGCACCTCCGCCATTTTCCACGCGGTGAAACGCCCGAGAGTACTCTGCGCTCTATCACAAAACATTCCGTGTCCTCATTTGAGAGTGTTCGGTCGGCTCTCGACTACCTGATCCAGCTCTTGGATAAAGAGGGGGATATCGATGGCGTTATTGGATATTCTGAAGGGGCCCGTGTCGCTGCCTCGCTGATTTTAGATGAAAGACAGAGACAGAAGGACTCGGGACGGACTCCTCACATTAAATGTGCGATATTCATTGGCGGGTGGCAGCCTGTTCATCCTGTCTCTGGCGGTGACGTGTATGCGGATGAGACTGAAGAGAGGATTGAGATTCATACGTGCCATGTCCTTGGCAGTAATGATCCGTATATCGATGCATCGCTGGCACTGTATAACCTTTGTGATCAAGATCGTGCGGATTTGTTCGATCATGGAGCTGGGCATGTTCTTCCACGTGAGAAAGCGGCTTTAGAGGATCTCGCTGATGTTGTTCGGAATATGATCACGGATGCGGATGAGGGTGGTTGA
- a CDS encoding uncharacterized protein (COG:C;~EggNog:ENOG410PGHW;~InterPro:IPR004113,IPR036770;~go_function: GO:0003824 - catalytic activity [Evidence IEA];~go_function: GO:0050660 - flavin adenine dinucleotide binding [Evidence IEA]), whose amino-acid sequence MKLLYDTKQVNIDSKDFCSLTPLSHAAVSGQERAVKFLLDTKKVDIDVTDLNNEAPLSLVEENGHELVQTICGIQPQWALHWFRGTLGFVIEATLKLAHITEETGVAVATFPTMREAAKAAIQVIHQGIAIGAIELLDDVQMDVTNKIGGTGREWNVLPCCSSNSVGPS is encoded by the exons ATGAAGCTGCTGTATGACACCAAGCAAGTGAATATAGACAGCAAGGATTTCTGCTCTCTGACACCATTGTCTCATGCGGCAGTCAGTGGGCAAGAGAGGGCTGTGAAATTCCTCCTTGACACCAAGAAGGTGGATATAGATGTCACCGATTTGAATAATGAAGCACCATTATCATTGGTGGAAGAGAATGGGCATGAACTAGTT CAAACCATCTGCGGGATACAACCTCAATGGGCCCTTCACTGGTTCAGAGGGACCTTAGGCTTTGTCATAGAGGCAACCCTTAAACTGGCGCATATCACGGAAGAAACTGGCGTGGCAGTGGCGACATTCCCAACCATGAGAGAAGCTGCAAAGGCCGCCATTCAGGTGATTCACCAAGGAATCGCCATCGGAGCCATTGAGCTCCTGGATGACGTTCAAATGGACGTGACCAACAAAATTGGTGGAACGGGTCGTGAATGGAATGTCCTCCCATGCTGTTCTTCAAATTCAGTGGGTCCAAGCTAG